The Vibrio cyclitrophicus genome segment CAGACAGTACGTAAGTAAGCTGCTCATGTGGGTGCGAGTGCATCGCGCCAACCGCACCTTTCTCAAAATGGACTTCAACCGACATCATGTTGTCGTTGTGTGCAAGCACTTTGCGGCTCACACCTTCACCTAGATCTTCCAATTGAACATCGTTGTTGAATACGAACATCTGTAAAAACCTATTATGTTTGTGATTCGCTAG includes the following:
- a CDS encoding cupin domain-containing protein, producing MFVFNNDVQLEDLGEGVSRKVLAHNDNMMSVEVHFEKGAVGAMHSHPHEQLTYVLSGAFEFTIGDEKHIVKAGDTMYKQPDIEHGCVCVEAGTLIDTFTPMRKDFV